A single window of Malus sylvestris chromosome 5, drMalSylv7.2, whole genome shotgun sequence DNA harbors:
- the LOC126624538 gene encoding thiosulfate/3-mercaptopyruvate sulfurtransferase 1, mitochondrial-like isoform X6 yields the protein MASSLFARTLLGHRLLHSSSHSLCQKPQFFTSLFNKGTEHFQADLTYTNYRTSAWVPRVMASSVAGARADFSTQSVSTKEPVVSVDWLHANLKEPDLKVLDASWYMPDEQRNPIQEYQLLHMLPSEEAFAAAVSALGIENKDDLVVYDGKGIFSAARVWWMFRVFGHDRVWVLDGGLPRWRASGFDVESSASGDTILKASAASEAIEKIYKGQAVGPTTFETKFQPHLVWTLDQVRKNVEEGSHQHIDARSKARFDGTALEPRKGIRSGHVPGSKCIPFPQLLDSSATLLPADKLKARFDEEGISLESPVVTSCGTGVTACILALGLHRLGKPDVPVYDGSWTEWGAQSDTPVDSSTESA from the exons ATGGCTTCATCTCTTTTCGCAAGGACTCTCCTGGGTCATCGCCTTTTGCACTCttcctctcactctctctgccAAAAGCCCCAATTTTTCACCTCCCTCTTCAAT AAGGGAACAGAACACTTTCAAGCTGACCTTACCTATACAAATTATAGAACATCTGCCTGGGTTCCTCGTGTTATGGCTTCATCAGTAGCTGGCGCAAGAGCTGATTTTTCAACACAATCTGTGTCTACAAAAGAGCCTGTTGTTTCTGTTGATTGGCTCCATGCTAACCTCAAAGAGCCTGATCTGAAG GTGCTAGATGCGTCTTGGTATATGCCTGATGAGCAAAGGAATCCAATTCAAGAGTATCAG TTACTGCATATGTTACCATCAGAGGAAGCCTTTGCTGCTGCTGTTTCTGCTCTTGGCATTGAGAACAAAGATGATCTTGTTGTGTATGATGGAAAAGGGATCTTTAGTGCAGCTCGTGTGTGGTG GATGTTCCGAGTATTTGGCCATGACAGAGTTTGGGTTTTAGATGGAGGCCTGCCAAGGTGGCGTGCATCTGGATTTGATGTTGAATCTAGTGCCTCTGGTGATACAATTTTGAAAGCTAGTGCTGCCAGTGAGGCAATAGAGAAAATATACAAGGGACAAGCA GTTGGGCCCACCACATTTGAGACTAAGTTTCAGCCACATCTTGTCTGGACTCTTGATCAG GTTAGAAAAAATGTTGAGGAAGGAAGTCACCAACATATAGATGCCCGATCAAAGGCCAG GTTCGATGGAACTGCATTAGAGCCTCGAAAAGGCATAAGAAGTGGTCATGTACCTGGAAGCAAGTGCATTCCTTTTCCACAG TTGTTGGATTCTTCAGCGACACTCTTACCAGCAGATAAGCTGAAAGCCCGATTTGATGAAGAAG GTATCTCCTTGGAAAGCCCTGTCGTTACTTCATGTGGTACTGGTGTGACAGCTTGCATTCTTGCATtg GGTCTTCATCGACTTGGTAAGCCTGATGTACCAGTCTATGATGGATCGTGGACTGAATGGGGAGCGCAGTCCGACACACCCGTCGACAGTTCTACAGAAAGTGCGTAA
- the LOC126624536 gene encoding L-ascorbate oxidase-like isoform X4: MVEILECRTLVKLLVLCHLIFSVAVSKVEGRIRHYRWEVKYEYKSPDCFKKLVITINGGTPGPKILAQQGDTVVVELKNSLLTENVAIHWHGIRQIGTPWSDGTEGVTQCPILPGDIFIYKFVVDRAGSYLYHAHYGIQREAGLYGSIIVSVPNGVSEPFVYDYDRSIILNDWYHKSTFEQATGLSSIPFVWVGEPQSLLINGRGRFNCSLLATPSLEAGVCNATNPDCSSYILTVISGKTYRLRISSLTSLSALNFQIEGHNMTVVEADGHYVEPFEIQNLYIYSGETYSILVKANQNPSRNYWMTTNVVSRKPATLTGLAILNYYPNYPKKSPPTLPTAGPLWNETAQRLAQSLSLKAHKNFTHTPPLTSDKVIVLLNTQNKIDGVHRWSVNNVSFSLPHTPYLVALKENVNLNRVFDQNPPPENYDFENYDIYSVAKNVNATSSNGIYRLRFNSTVDVILQNANTMTVNNSETHPWHLHGHDFWVLGYGTGKFDIKKDVGKYNLVNPIKKNTVPVHPYGWTALRFRADNPGVWAFHCHIQSHFYMGMGVVFEEGVEKVGKLPSSVMGCGETKGFHSP, encoded by the exons GTCGAATCCGGCATTACAGATGGGAGGTGAAGTATGAGTACAAATCTCCAGATTGCTTTAAGAAGCTGGTCATAACCATCAATGGGGGAACCCCAGGACCAAAAATATTGGCTCAGCAAGGTGACACAGTTGTAGTTGAGCTTAAGAACAGCTTGTTAACGGAGAATGTAGCGATCCACTGGCATGGAATTCGACAG ATTGGAACACCTTGGAGTGATGGAACAGAAGGTGTGACTCAATGTCCTATTTTGCCTGGAGATATCTTCATATACAAATTTGTTGTGGATAGG GCTGGATCATATCTATACCATGCACATTATGGAATTCAAAGAGAAGCCGGGTTATATGGATCGATTATTGTATCGGTTCCTAACGGAGTTTCTGAGCCCTTTGTCTATGATTATGACAGAAGCATTATCCTTAATGACTGGTACCACAAAAGTACTTTTGAACAAGCTACTGGCTTGTCCTCCATACCTTTTGTTTGGGTTGGGGAGCCTCAG TCACTTTTGATTAATGGAAGAGGGAGATTCAACTGCTCTCTACTAGCAACTCCTAGCCTAGAAGCCGGGGTCTGTAACGCGACAAATCCTGATTGTTCTTCCTATATTCTGACAGTAATCTCCGGAAAAACATACCGATTAAGGATTAGTAGCTTGACCTCTCTATCAGCTCTAAATTTTCAAATTGAG GGTCACAATATGACTGTTGTTGAAGCCGATGGGCATTATGTGGAGCCATTTGAGATCCAAAACCTATACATTTACTCCGGCGAGACCTATTCTATCCTGGTAAAGGCAAACCAAAACCCATCAAGAAACTACTGGATGACTACAAACGTTGTTAGTCGGAAACCTGCAACCCTAACCGGCCTAGCAATCCTCAATTACTATCCAAACTACCCCAAGAAATCTCCTCCAACTCTTCCGACCGCAGGCCCCCTATGGAACGAAACTGCACAAAGATTGGCACAAAGTCTTTCACTCAAAGCCCACAAAAATTTCACTCACACTCCTCCTCTCACTTCAGACAAAGTGATTGTGCTTCTCAACACACAAAACAAGATAGATGGAGTCCACAGATGGTCCGTAAACAATGTATCTTTCTCTCTTCCCCACACACCTTACTTAGTAGCCCTAAAAGAAAATGTAAACCTAAACCGCGTTTTCGACCAAAACCCTCCTCCGGAAAACTACGACTTCGAGAACTACGACATATACAGCGTTGCTAAGAATGTAAATGCTACTTCAAGCAATGGGATATACCGGTTGAGGTTCAACAGCACGGTGGATGTTATTTTACAGAATGCAAACACTATGACAGTGAACAACAGCGAGACGCATCCGTGGCATCTCCATGGACATGATTTTTGGGTGCTGGGATACGGGACAGGCAAGTTTGACATCAAGAAGGATGTTGGGAAGTACAATCTTGTGAATCCGATTAAGAAGAACACGGTGCCGGTACATCCTTACGGTTGGACTGCATTGAGATTTAGAGCTGATAATCCAGGTGTTTGGGCATTTCATTGCCATATACAGTCACATTTCTATATGGGAATGGGGGTGGTGTTTGAAGAAGGGGTGGAGAAGGTGGGAAAGCTGCCCTCTTCTGTTATGGGCTGTGGAGAAACCAAAGGTTTCCATTCACCGTAG
- the LOC126624536 gene encoding L-ascorbate oxidase-like isoform X2, translating to MVEILECRTLVKLLVLCHLIFSVAVSKVEGRIRHYRWEVKYEYKSPDCFKKLVITINGGTPGPKILAQQGDTVVVELKNSLLTENVAIHWHGIRQIGTPWSDGTEGVTQCPILPGDIFIYKFVVDRAGSYLYHAHYGIQREAGLYGSIIVSVPNGVSEPFVYDYDRSIILNDWYHKSTFEQATGLSSIPFVWVGEPQSLLINGRGRFNCSLLATPSLEAGVCNATNPDCSSYILTVISGKTYRLRISSLTSLSALNFQIEGHNMTVVEADGHYVEPFEIQNLYIYSGETYSILVKANQNPSRNYWMTTNVVSRKPATLTGLAILNYYPNYPKKSPPTLPTAGPLWNETAQRLAQSLSLKAHKNFTHTPPLTSDKVIVLLNTQNKIDGVHRWSVNNVSFSLPHTPYLVALKENVNLNRVFDQNPPPENYDFENYDIYSVAKNVNATSSNGIYRLRFNSTVDVILQNANTMTVNNSETHPWHLHGHDFWVLGYGTGKFDIKKDVGKYNLVNPIKKNTVPVHPYGWTALRFRADNPGVWAFHCHIQSHFYMGMGVVFEEGVEKVGKLPSSVMGCGETKGFHSP from the exons ATGGTTGAGATTTTAGAATGCAGAACTTTGGTGAAGCTGTTGGTtttatgtcatttgattttttcGGTAGCTGTGTCGAAGGTCGAAGGTCGAATCCGGCATTACAGATGGGAGGTGAAGTATGAGTACAAATCTCCAGATTGCTTTAAGAAGCTGGTCATAACCATCAATGGGGGAACCCCAGGACCAAAAATATTGGCTCAGCAAGGTGACACAGTTGTAGTTGAGCTTAAGAACAGCTTGTTAACGGAGAATGTAGCGATCCACTGGCATGGAATTCGACAG ATTGGAACACCTTGGAGTGATGGAACAGAAGGTGTGACTCAATGTCCTATTTTGCCTGGAGATATCTTCATATACAAATTTGTTGTGGATAGG GCTGGATCATATCTATACCATGCACATTATGGAATTCAAAGAGAAGCCGGGTTATATGGATCGATTATTGTATCGGTTCCTAACGGAGTTTCTGAGCCCTTTGTCTATGATTATGACAGAAGCATTATCCTTAATGACTGGTACCACAAAAGTACTTTTGAACAAGCTACTGGCTTGTCCTCCATACCTTTTGTTTGGGTTGGGGAGCCTCAG TCACTTTTGATTAATGGAAGAGGGAGATTCAACTGCTCTCTACTAGCAACTCCTAGCCTAGAAGCCGGGGTCTGTAACGCGACAAATCCTGATTGTTCTTCCTATATTCTGACAGTAATCTCCGGAAAAACATACCGATTAAGGATTAGTAGCTTGACCTCTCTATCAGCTCTAAATTTTCAAATTGAG GGTCACAATATGACTGTTGTTGAAGCCGATGGGCATTATGTGGAGCCATTTGAGATCCAAAACCTATACATTTACTCCGGCGAGACCTATTCTATCCTGGTAAAGGCAAACCAAAACCCATCAAGAAACTACTGGATGACTACAAACGTTGTTAGTCGGAAACCTGCAACCCTAACCGGCCTAGCAATCCTCAATTACTATCCAAACTACCCCAAGAAATCTCCTCCAACTCTTCCGACCGCAGGCCCCCTATGGAACGAAACTGCACAAAGATTGGCACAAAGTCTTTCACTCAAAGCCCACAAAAATTTCACTCACACTCCTCCTCTCACTTCAGACAAAGTGATTGTGCTTCTCAACACACAAAACAAGATAGATGGAGTCCACAGATGGTCCGTAAACAATGTATCTTTCTCTCTTCCCCACACACCTTACTTAGTAGCCCTAAAAGAAAATGTAAACCTAAACCGCGTTTTCGACCAAAACCCTCCTCCGGAAAACTACGACTTCGAGAACTACGACATATACAGCGTTGCTAAGAATGTAAATGCTACTTCAAGCAATGGGATATACCGGTTGAGGTTCAACAGCACGGTGGATGTTATTTTACAGAATGCAAACACTATGACAGTGAACAACAGCGAGACGCATCCGTGGCATCTCCATGGACATGATTTTTGGGTGCTGGGATACGGGACAGGCAAGTTTGACATCAAGAAGGATGTTGGGAAGTACAATCTTGTGAATCCGATTAAGAAGAACACGGTGCCGGTACATCCTTACGGTTGGACTGCATTGAGATTTAGAGCTGATAATCCAGGTGTTTGGGCATTTCATTGCCATATACAGTCACATTTCTATATGGGAATGGGGGTGGTGTTTGAAGAAGGGGTGGAGAAGGTGGGAAAGCTGCCCTCTTCTGTTATGGGCTGTGGAGAAACCAAAGGTTTCCATTCACCGTAG